GTCCACGAATTCATCAAATACAGTACCAATAATATAATGTATGACTCACATACATGGTTTCAATCATCATTTAGCAATGATTTTTTGGTGGCTGGAAATTCCTAACACATTATAGTTTATTGCGTTAGGAATTTCCGGCCGCCATCAGTTTCATACTGTTCTCTTTTTTGCTTTTGTGTGTATCGGTTTCAAATCAGAACCGGCAGATTCAAATATTTATGCCCTGCTGCTATACGTCTGAGGTCCGTTTCACTGGGCTACTCTGCAACAACAAAGGCAATCGCAAAATCGCCCTCGGTGGAAATCAATATTGATAATGCAGAGACGCCTGCTTCGTTCATTAGGGATCGAATTCCCTCACTGATTCACAATATAAGGAAAGCCATCTGCATCACGAAGCGATTCGACAATTCTCATGTCGAATCGCTTTTCTTTTGTAAAATGAGCCAATGCCTTGAAAACCGCTTCCTTGGCGGCAAAATGCGTTGCAAAGCACTCGGCCTGATAGGGAGCCGATCTGGATGCTCCAATTTCTCGCTCCGTAAAGGTGCGCCGGACAAATGCATCCAGTTGCATTAGATGCGCCATCCGTTGGATGGATACCATGTCAACGCCGACGCCAATCAAGATGGTGCCTCCGTGTTCTGCGGGTTCATGACCTTCTCAAATACAAAAAAGCCATCCTCCATCCCAGCGATGGGGTGATCCTCGCAAGGGGCTTCATGGGGGTCTGAGTGATGCTTGCAGTAAAATTCTGTTATTTTGAAGCCGCACTTATTGACATAGAAGTGAATGTTGCGCTGCTCAAAATATGGAGTACCGGTTTCCCATCTCTCCGTTTCCGGATAAGCGGCCTCGATCGCTTTCCATGCGGCGAGCCCTAACCCTTTACTGTGAACTTCTGGGTCAATAAAGAAGAAATCCAGATGATTACGGTTTGTGATCCGGTTAATTGTAACGATTACACCGCCAACTCTCTGCCCGTCAGAAAGGATATGAAAGCTCTCCGCACCCGTGCTGTAAAAATTGTCGTTGACGTCTTTATCGGGAGGAATCGGTTCACCGCCGATGAAACCATATTTTTCAATGACCGCAACGGAAAAGGCGGT
The Sediminispirochaeta bajacaliforniensis DSM 16054 genome window above contains:
- a CDS encoding holo-ACP synthase produces the protein MIGVGVDMVSIQRMAHLMQLDAFVRRTFTEREIGASRSAPYQAECFATHFAAKEAVFKALAHFTKEKRFDMRIVESLRDADGFPYIVNQ
- a CDS encoding GNAT family N-acetyltransferase → MSKISLERLTEPELPAFRSRLQTAFSVAVIEKYGFIGGEPIPPDKDVNDNFYSTGAESFHILSDGQRVGGVIVTINRITNRNHLDFFFIDPEVHSKGLGLAAWKAIEAAYPETERWETGTPYFEQRNIHFYVNKCGFKITEFYCKHHSDPHEAPCEDHPIAGMEDGFFVFEKVMNPQNTEAPS